A single region of the Microthrixaceae bacterium genome encodes:
- a CDS encoding glycosyltransferase family 39 protein: MSAIAVLIGNLRGIAVGDDGVGYQAIADSLLAGEGLGYFLERPLTIWPPGWPALMAAVAKVTPLDTVQAAVLLNMITAAVVVLLMHAILSRLTRHELPRFAGMAVTAVGASSMIFGHLLMTDFAFAAITLGLFLVMFRYRDTGSFVWLAAAAALVWAGFLTRYAGVVHIGTVGLWVLADRRAALSKRVVHGIGFGVAAAVLPAAWVARNIDADGTTLGERYSSARGLIHNIYDTAATIGNFLSPAIESERRGLWILVGAAGSAVVVAMLWRAVRADTRFRSARGLLDVVASPVGLVALHVAVYAAYMLYARTTTGLNQLDFRLLNPIYLPLVICALVVADRLLALPDTPENSLWSRAARYCVVAWAVLNVVVGIGMVGFFTTDPALFPGNYERDEFEVVRESPALDAIPADCPTVSNLPNALYGSGVDARWSWRHTGLESNDVVDDLDQLIAGTEAGTRYCLVWISLDPTYGHLVTLDELGDLVTLRPLASGTHVDVYEVTAR, translated from the coding sequence ATGAGTGCGATCGCCGTACTCATCGGCAACCTCCGAGGTATCGCCGTCGGCGACGACGGGGTCGGGTATCAGGCGATCGCCGATTCGCTCCTCGCCGGCGAGGGCCTCGGCTACTTCCTTGAGCGCCCGCTCACCATCTGGCCTCCCGGATGGCCGGCGCTCATGGCGGCGGTCGCAAAGGTGACGCCCCTCGACACCGTTCAAGCTGCGGTGCTGTTGAACATGATCACCGCGGCGGTCGTGGTGCTGTTGATGCATGCAATCCTCAGCCGGCTCACACGTCACGAGTTGCCTCGCTTCGCCGGCATGGCCGTCACCGCCGTCGGCGCGTCGTCGATGATCTTCGGTCATCTCCTCATGACCGACTTCGCGTTCGCCGCGATCACACTGGGACTGTTCCTGGTGATGTTTCGCTATCGCGACACCGGGTCATTCGTGTGGCTCGCCGCGGCTGCAGCCCTGGTGTGGGCCGGTTTCCTGACCCGCTACGCCGGAGTCGTACATATCGGCACGGTGGGCCTCTGGGTCCTGGCTGATCGCCGTGCAGCATTGTCGAAGCGGGTCGTCCATGGCATCGGGTTCGGTGTGGCCGCGGCGGTGTTGCCCGCTGCGTGGGTTGCCCGAAACATCGACGCCGACGGCACCACGCTCGGCGAGCGGTACTCCAGCGCCCGAGGCCTCATCCACAACATCTATGACACCGCGGCGACGATCGGGAACTTCCTGTCCCCAGCGATCGAAAGCGAGCGGCGCGGACTCTGGATCCTCGTTGGCGCGGCCGGATCTGCGGTCGTCGTGGCGATGCTGTGGCGTGCGGTTCGCGCCGACACGCGCTTTCGTTCAGCACGCGGCCTCCTCGATGTCGTCGCCTCTCCGGTGGGACTGGTCGCCCTCCACGTTGCCGTATACGCCGCGTACATGCTCTATGCGCGCACGACGACCGGGCTCAATCAACTCGACTTTCGTCTACTGAATCCGATCTATCTCCCACTCGTCATCTGCGCCCTGGTCGTCGCCGATCGCTTGCTGGCGTTGCCGGACACGCCCGAGAACTCCCTGTGGAGCCGCGCGGCGCGGTACTGCGTTGTTGCTTGGGCGGTGCTCAATGTCGTCGTCGGCATCGGCATGGTCGGCTTCTTCACGACCGACCCGGCGCTGTTCCCCGGCAACTACGAGCGCGACGAGTTCGAGGTGGTTCGCGAGTCGCCGGCACTCGACGCGATTCCCGCTGACTGTCCGACGGTGTCGAACCTCCCCAATGCTCTGTACGGCTCCGGGGTCGACGCCAGATGGTCGTGGCGACATACGGGCCTCGAGTCGAACGACGTCGTCGACGACCTCGATCAACTGATCGCCGGAACCGAGGCCGGAACCCGCTACTGCCTGGTATGGATCTCCCTCGACCCGACCTACGGTCACCTAGTGACCCTCGACGAACTCGGCGATCTCGTGACGCTTCGACCGCTCGCGTCCGGAACGCACGTGGACGTCTACGAAGTCACCGCTCGCTGA